A genomic stretch from Planctomycetota bacterium includes:
- a CDS encoding DUF1553 domain-containing protein, protein MMKASVIFVFVLLVAQGAAAETAAPRAAMSPFEGPEVLAPESEIDKRIFGRLKELDIRPANLCPDAVFVRRVYLDVLGTLPTAQEAKDFLLDRAPDKRRALIDRLLDREEFVDYWAMKWSELLRVKAEFPVNLWPNAAQAYRHWIRTCIKENKPYDRFVREMLTASGSNFRVPQANFYRAVQSKEPQALAQAAALTFMGTRAENWPKEQLSGMAAFFSQVGYKATAEWKEEIVFFDSGKTGGAASPSACFPDGTPARLAPDQDPRELFADWLMKPENPWFARNIVNRIWSWLLGRGIIQEPDDIRPDNPPSHPQLLAYLERELIANHYDLKHIYRRILNAQTYQLSCISNTPDPGGEALFAHYPLRRLEAEVLIDALCQITGTTEAYSSAIPEPFTFIPEDQRAIALPDGSITSSFLEMFGRPPRDTGLESERNNRPTADQRLHLLNSSHVQRKLEQGPWIRSLLQSGKGSREVVTEVYLTILSRFPTEEELKIVEGYHPSGPAKGREGLLDLAWALINSAEFLYRH, encoded by the coding sequence ATGATGAAGGCGTCAGTGATTTTTGTGTTCGTTCTCCTCGTGGCCCAGGGCGCTGCGGCCGAAACCGCGGCGCCGAGAGCGGCGATGAGTCCCTTCGAAGGCCCCGAGGTCCTGGCGCCGGAAAGCGAGATCGACAAACGGATTTTCGGCCGGTTGAAGGAGTTGGACATTCGGCCGGCCAATCTCTGCCCGGACGCGGTGTTTGTCCGGCGCGTTTATCTGGATGTCCTCGGCACGCTGCCCACCGCACAAGAGGCGAAAGACTTTCTGCTGGACCGTGCCCCGGACAAACGCCGCGCCTTGATCGATCGCCTGTTGGACCGCGAGGAGTTTGTGGATTACTGGGCGATGAAGTGGAGCGAACTGCTGCGGGTGAAAGCGGAGTTCCCCGTCAATCTGTGGCCCAACGCGGCGCAGGCGTATCGCCACTGGATTCGGACCTGCATCAAGGAAAACAAGCCTTACGACAGGTTCGTCCGCGAGATGCTTACGGCGAGCGGCAGCAATTTCCGTGTGCCCCAGGCCAACTTCTACCGCGCCGTGCAAAGCAAGGAACCGCAGGCCCTTGCCCAGGCGGCGGCCCTGACGTTCATGGGAACGCGCGCCGAGAACTGGCCGAAAGAGCAATTGTCGGGCATGGCGGCTTTTTTCTCGCAGGTCGGCTACAAGGCGACGGCGGAGTGGAAAGAGGAAATCGTTTTTTTCGACTCCGGCAAGACGGGCGGCGCGGCGTCTCCGTCGGCGTGTTTCCCGGACGGGACGCCGGCCCGGCTGGCGCCGGACCAGGATCCGCGGGAACTCTTTGCCGATTGGCTGATGAAGCCGGAGAATCCCTGGTTCGCGCGCAACATTGTGAACCGCATCTGGTCCTGGCTGCTGGGGCGCGGCATCATTCAGGAGCCGGACGACATCCGTCCGGACAATCCGCCCAGCCATCCCCAATTGCTGGCCTACCTGGAACGGGAATTGATCGCGAACCACTACGACCTGAAGCACATCTACCGCCGGATCCTGAACGCGCAAACGTATCAACTGTCCTGCATTTCAAATACTCCGGATCCCGGGGGCGAGGCCCTTTTCGCGCATTATCCCCTGCGCCGCCTGGAGGCGGAGGTGCTGATCGACGCCCTGTGCCAGATCACCGGCACAACGGAGGCGTACTCCAGCGCCATTCCGGAGCCTTTCACCTTCATCCCGGAAGACCAGCGGGCCATTGCGCTGCCGGACGGAAGCATCACGAGTTCCTTCCTCGAGATGTTCGGGCGCCCGCCGCGCGACACGGGCCTGGAATCGGAGCGCAATAACCGCCCCACGGCCGACCAGCGGCTGCACCTCCTGAATTCGAGCCACGTGCAGCGCAAGTTGGAGCAGGGCCCCTGGATTCGGTCCCTCCTGCAATCCGGGAAAGGTTCGCGAGAGGTCGTAACCGAGGTTTACCTGACGATTCTCTCGCGGTTC
- the tadA gene encoding tRNA adenosine(34) deaminase TadA gives MPDKDERWMQEALRAARAALEADEVPVGCVVVHEDRIIGRAHNQRETLRDPTAHAEMIALTQAAGALETWRLGGCTLYVTLEPCAMCAGAMVLGRIDRLVYGATDPKAGAVESVFRLLDEPRLNHKVEVTKGVLAAECGAVLSDFFRTKRAGGNGSET, from the coding sequence ATGCCGGATAAGGATGAACGCTGGATGCAGGAAGCCTTGCGTGCCGCCCGGGCCGCGCTCGAGGCCGACGAGGTTCCGGTCGGCTGCGTCGTCGTTCACGAGGACCGCATCATCGGCCGCGCGCACAATCAGCGCGAGACATTGCGGGATCCGACGGCCCATGCGGAGATGATCGCGCTGACGCAGGCGGCCGGGGCGCTCGAGACGTGGCGCCTCGGCGGCTGCACGCTCTACGTTACCCTCGAGCCGTGCGCCATGTGCGCGGGGGCGATGGTCCTCGGGCGGATCGACCGCCTCGTCTATGGGGCGACGGACCCGAAGGCGGGGGCCGTAGAGTCGGTGTTTCGGCTGCTCGACGAGCCGCGGCTCAATCACAAGGTCGAGGTGACCAAAGGCGTCCTGGCGGCGGAGTGCGGGGCGGTGCTGTCGGATTTTTTCCGGACGAAGCGTGCGGGCGGCAACGGCTCGGAGACGTAG